In Aspergillus nidulans FGSC A4 chromosome II, a single window of DNA contains:
- a CDS encoding protein ngn3 (transcript_id=CADANIAT00003962) — MSHEITLEPFLITDIREALDVSELAFAALNRFLYTSALSEKSMDAMVALREGQFKEPHVKAFKAVHTATGKLVGLTRWAVYAEDQVVEKSVEEVVEARLAADIPERRDEVARAIFTEIELGKREFLGVGTIENNEKGVILRKRVELEAILVHPDYQKKGIAKRLLAWGIEEAQRLGLNLWLEATDEGRPVYERAGFQSLKEVKVVCEGVGESPVTFMILPPKRSSK, encoded by the exons ATGTCTCACGAAATAACACTCGAGCCCTTCCTAATAACGGACATCCGGGAAGCCCTCGATGTTTCCGAACTTGCCTTTGCAGCGCTAAATCGATTCCTTTATACGTCTGCTCTAAGCGAAAAATCCATGGATGCAATGGTCGCGCTACGAGAAGGACAATTCAAAGAGCCACACGTCAAGGCATTTAAAGCCGTTCATACTGCGACAGGAAAATTAGTTGGCTTAACGCGATGGGCAGTGTACGCAGAAGATCAAGTTGTGGAGAAGAGTGTTGAGGAGGTCGTTGAGGCACGCTTAGCAGCCGATATTCCCGAGCGCCGGGATGAGGTCGCAAGAGCCATTTTCACGGAAATTGAGTtaggaaagagagaattcCTCGGTGTTGGTACGATTGAAAATAACGAAAAAGGGGTCATCTTGCGAAAGAGGGTCGAACTGGAAGCCATCCTTGTTCATCCGGATTATCAGAAAAAAGGAATAGCCAAGAGATTGCTGGCGTGGGGTATTGAAGAGGCTCAGCGACTGGGCCTCAATCTTTGGCTTGAGGCGACAGATGAAGGAAGGCCGGTTTATGAGAGGGCGGGCTTTCAATCTCTGAAGGAGGTGAAGGTTGTCTGCGAAGGGGTTGGCGAGTCTCCGGTTACT TTTATGATATTACCTCCAAAGCGGTCCTCAAAgtga
- a CDS encoding uncharacterized protein (transcript_id=CADANIAT00003965), producing the protein MVLTPACTLPSSTKTFFWGFTIFRPLYHLRPRHWHQRVGFQITAYAGRNDSLFRAAIMQSGNPVPEKGLNGTQYFQPLYDAIAQRVVPITSYALANDMAANDTCWDVDRMACLRNMDFEQMNDAINATSARAWFPVIDGDIVPEQPSRSLYTGKKYVKVPIILGASTDEGSKYMPEQNVTKEEEFVDLVANPQSYGVTPGIALPKILVRQLTEAYANISSSPCDAAIDANRRQACSTWSRANTSTYCYRFNVPLHDQNTAQQGNELPFVFANTEELGTNTD; encoded by the exons ATGGTACTTACGCCGGCGTGCACTCTACCCAGTTCGACCAAGACTTTTTTCTGGGGATTCACTATCTTCAGGCCCCT TTACCATCTGAGGCCGAGGCACTGGCACCAGCGTGTCGGATTCCAGATTACCGCGTATGCAGGGCGCAATGATAGCCTCTTTCGCGCGGCGATCATGCAGAGCGGGAACCCAGTGCCAGAGAAGGGGCTGAATGGAACGCAGTACTTCCAGCCGCTGTATGATGCTATTGCGCAGCGAGTCGTTCCCATCACAAGCTATGCGCTGGCGAATGATATGGCCGCCAATGATACTTGCTGGGACGTTGATCGCATGGCATGTCTGCGTAATATGGACTTTGAGCAGATGAACGACGCCATCAATGCCACCAGTGCGCGCGCCTGGTTCCCCGTTATTGACGGTGATATCGTCCCTGAACAGCCGAGTCGGTCGCTGTATACAGGGAAGAAGTACGTCAAAGTCCCAATCATCCTGGGGGCCAGTACGGACGAAGGCTCGAAGTACATGCCGGAGCAGAATgtcaccaaggaggaggagtttgttgaCCTTGTTGCAA ACCCTCAGTCTTATGGTGTTACCCCTGGCATTGCCTTACCTAAGATCCTGGTCCGCCAGCTCACGGAGGCCTATGCTAACATCTCGTCCTCTCCCT GCGACGCAGCCATCGATGCCAACCGTCGCCAAGCATGTTCAACGTGGTCTCGCGCGAATACTAGCACATACTGTTACCGTTTCAACGTTCCCCTTCATGATCAAAATACTGCGCAACAGGGTAACGAACTCCCTTTTGTCTTCGCGAATACAGAGGAACTCGGAACCAACACCGACTAA
- a CDS encoding uncharacterized protein (transcript_id=CADANIAT00003964), protein MRFRASALLALAAPALALAHGTFEHESHETQLLKRNFFHIGSRSLKSYAGNLNSHGTNARARRHRAAVVSYHRRALAQKRSMVEVLNTSHLYGGDCIGPNARAPPSPTSTTSSRPTLIRSDAREDQEGVPIIVEAQVIDFITCKPAPGMWWDMWNANATGVYSGVINEGNGDFTDHSNINNTFLRAVQQADQDGVAQIKTIFPGHYTGRTTTSILSRTRMRNAHGIRTLETLPGENGPGPAVYDSPLPSAWDDETDAAEISAAKSWLEEQNNVAAATQAA, encoded by the exons ATGCGCTTCCGAGCATCTGCcctgctggcgctggccgcGCCGGCCCTCGCCCTAGCGCACGGCACCTTTGAACACGAAAGCCACGAGACGCAGCTTCTCAAGCGCAACTTCTTCCACATAGGCAGCCGAAGCCTCAAGTCATACGCTGGAAACCTCAACTCCCACGGTACCAATGCGCGCGCCCGCCGCCACCGCGCTGCAGTAGTGAGCTATCACCGTCGTGCCCTTGCGCAGAAGCGCTCCATGGTCGAGGTCCTTAACACCTCGCATCTCTACGGAGGCGACTGCATTGGCCCGAACGCCCGGGCTCCGCCTTCGCCAACGAGCACCACGTCCTCACGCCCTACG TTGATCCGGTCCGATGCACGCGAAGACCAGGAGGGGGTCCCAATCATCGTTGAAGCCCAGGTTATCGACTTCATTACATGTAAGCCCGCCCCAGGAATGTGGTGGGACATGTGGAATGCCAATGCCACAGGCGTCTACAGCGGCGTCATCAACGAAGGCAACGGCGACTTCACTGACCatagcaacatcaacaacaccttcCTGCGCGCCGTCCAACAGGCAGACCAAGACGGCGTCGCGCAGATCAAAACAATCTTCCCAGGCCACTACACTGGGCGCACAACCACATCCATATTATCGCGCACACGGATGAGGAATGCACACGGAATACGAACGTTGGAGACCTTGCCTGGGGAGAACGGGCCCGGCCCTGCGGTCTATGACTCCCCACTGCCGAGTGCTTGGGATGATGAGACGGATGCTGCGGAGATTTCGGCAGCAAAGAGCTGGTTGGAGGAGCAAAACAATGTAGCGGCTGCGACACAGGCTGCCTGA
- a CDS encoding uncharacterized protein (transcript_id=CADANIAT00003966): MRVLYLACSLAGFALMGKTQASLRNYPVAETTNGSYKDVYLPHYDQDLFLDIPSAQPPIEIRRFRNPEPLTTDWTGERPSTKYAFVNSVKFNKPMNAVSIAYRLGPYGFFNGNEVAAEKALNLGLKDQRLALHWIQENIAGFGGDPRKLTIYGQSAGAEGVGYHLRAFNGRDDGLFRAAIMQSGPVIPQGPLSLTASYQYRYEGVVAEEGCSHADHKLDCLRALPFAVLNNVLNSSAYNTGWGPTVDGDFVARYTSEQVDDGSFARVPIIAGTTTDEGSTQSPKPVNTTEELRGWMNTTSSYQLALPKSSINALLTLYPNTTTFGIPSSAELGGNVTLPQPYGAAFRRSAAYFGDQVFTASRRKTCQAWAAHALSAYCYRFNTKPTTTSWVEGVAHFSDVAFVFNNLNGQGYDVNPFAMGNLTHKYIELSYLMAGSWASFVSDLDPIRGEARGEMPLGLWAESLAGRYRRLIGRAIWFSMRT, translated from the exons ATGAGGGTTCTCTATCTAGCATGCTCCCTGGCTGGTTTCGCTTTAATGGGGAAGACCCAGGCCTCTTTGCGAAATTACCCCGTAGCAGAGACCACCAACGGATCCTACAAGGATGTATATCTACCTCACTACGATCAGGATCTGTTCTTAGACATACCCTCTGCTCAGCCGCCGATAGAGATTCGGCGTTTCCGGAACCCTGAGCCTCTCACCACAGACTGGACAGGGGAACGCCCCTCCACCAAATACGCCTTT GTG AACTCGGTCAAGTTCAACAAGCCGATGAATGCAGTAAGCATCGCATACCGTCTCGGTCCGtatggcttcttcaacggCAACGAGGTAGCGGCTGAGAAGGCATTGAATCTGGGTCTCAAGGATCAGCGGCTTGCCCTGCACTGGATTCAGGAGAACATTGCCGGCTTTGGGG GTGACCCACGAAAACTCACTATCTACGGTCAAAGCGCTGGCGCTGAAGGTGTGGGGTATCATCTTCGTGCGTTCAACGGCCGCGATGATGGCCTGTTCCGGGCTGCTATCATGCAGTCAGGGCCAGTCATTCCCCAAGGGCCTCTCAGTCTGACCGCGAGCTACCAATACAGGTACGAGGGGGtggttgctgaggaaggcTGCTCTCATGCTGATCATAAGCTCGACTGTTTGCGTGCCTTGCCCTTCGCGGTTCTAAACAATGTGCTCAACTCTTCTGCTTACAATACAGGTTGGGGGCCTACAGTCGATGGTGACTTTGTCGCCCGCTATACCAGCGAGCAAGTAGATGATGGCTCCTTCGCCCGTGTGCCCATCATCGCCGGGACTACCACCGACGAAGGGAGCACACAATCTCCCAAGCCTGTGAATACCACTGAAGAATTGAGAGGCTGGATGAATA CAACATCGAGCTACCAGCTTGCCCTCCCAAAATCCTCTATTAACGCTCTCCTTACCCTCTATCCAAACACTACCACCTTCGGCATACCCAGCTCCGCAGAGCTGGGTGGCAACGTTACTCTGCCACAGCCCTACGGCGCAGCTTTCCGGCGATCAGCAGCCTACTTTGGCGACCAAGTCTTCACCGCGTCTCGACGCAAGACATGCCAGGCCTGGGCTGCTCACGCCTTGTCTGCCTACTGCTACCGATTCAACACCAAGCCCACAACTACCAGCTGGGTGGAGGGCGTAGCGCATTTCTCCGATGTGGCGTTTGTgttcaacaacctcaacggACAGGGATACGATGTCAACCCATTTGCCATGGGGAATCTGACTCATAAATATATTGAGCTAAGCTATTTGATGGCCGGTTCATGGGCGAGTTTTGTGTCCGATCTAGACCCTATTCGTGGAGAGGCACGGGGAGAAATGCCATTAGGGCTGTGGGCGGAGAGTCTGGCTGGCCGGTATAGACGGTTGATTGGCCGCGCAATATGGTTTTCGATGCGAACGTGA
- a CDS encoding protein hk2 (transcript_id=CADANIAT00003963) produces MATQGHGTICGQQLADTLPVGVAVVNPSDEIVFKNRRFQELTAGHLTVGLDCLAQGVNADDYEQLADAYRASLRLRAEIRREYRVKNHTEEWRAMSLTPLKDKDLDQFGLGDKGGSICMISDITPEKTAELLQRKIADDAEERKQQQERFIDMISHEVRNPLSAILHCAEDIMDVVAEDVPEDAKAQMARIAEAAQTINLCVAHQKKIIDDVLIFSKLDASMLTLSPRQVQPKSHVATLLTMFKPELRKQRIDFRYQLDRSYADQGLDWVLADLDKMGQVLINLVSNAIKFTAQAEGERTIRVSMGASKCRPPSYPPNVVFFEPNEEALKLDSTQDPEWGHGETAYIMLAVKDTGIGISDQQQKMLFERFKQATPRTERIYGGYGLGLNISRRLCHMHGGDIGVSAKEGEGSTFGFFFSVRLSSEEHPQSSVVSNREASPVDELCYQINELNSKIPDVRNDTSMADFDEKPTVQQVNEVTNTPSDERKQHSLKLAKEVDENPGSSTDAQKWGSNVDEFASNQEPGAIATMSKLVKGPRVLFVEDNVINQKVVCRKLRVSGFEVTTANNGQEALGLWDSDKFDCILMDQEMPVMDGNTATREIRAMEKEKGSHIPILGVTANVRQDQQADMLNAGMDGIIHKPYKMHELCEKIHDMLPEA; encoded by the coding sequence ATGGCAACGCAAGGACATGGAACAATTTGTGGCCAACAGTTAGCAGACACCCTTCCCGTTGGCGTCGCTGTTGTCAATCCCTCCGACGAGATCGTCTTCAAGAATCGGCGCTTCCAGGAACTCACAGCAGGCCACTTGACGGTCGGGCTCGACTGCTTGGCGCAGGGGGTAAACGCGGACGACTATGAACAATTAGCCGATGCATACCGCGCCTCGCTACGATTGCGCGCAGAGATTCGAAGGGAATACCGGGTGAAGAATCATACTGAAGAATGGCGGGCGATGTCACTTACGCCGCTGAAAGACAAAGATTTGGACCAGTTTGGCTTGGGGGATAAAGGAGGCTCGATATGCATGATCAGCGATATCACGCCGGAGAAAACTGCGGAGCTCctgcagaggaagattgCAGACGATGCAGAAGAACGGAAACAGCAGCAAGAGCGGTTTATCGATATGATCAGCCATGAGGTTCGCAATCCGCTTTCGGCGATCCTGCACTGTGCAGAGGATATTATGGACGTTGTGGCCGAGGATGTGCCAGAAGATGCAAAGGCGCAGATGGCGAGAATAGCCGAAGCCGCGCAGACGATCAACCTTTGCGTTGCgcaccagaagaagatcattgaCGACGTGCTGATATTCTCCAAATTGGACGCCTCCATGCTGACCTTGTCACCGCGACAAGTTCAGCCCAAGTCCCATGTGGCGACATTGCTCACCATGTTCAAGCCCGAACTCCGAAAGCAACGAATCGATTTTCGGTATCAGCTCGACAGGTCTTATGCTGATCAAGGGCTTGACTGGGTTCTGGCGGACCTTGACAAAATGGGCCAAGTTTTGATCAACCTGGTCTCCAATGCGATCAAATTCACTGCCCAAGCCGAAGGCGAGAGAACGATTCGAGTCTCGATGGGTGCTTCCAAATGCCGTCCACCGTCATACCCGCCAAACGttgtcttcttcgagccGAATGAAGAGGCATTAAAACTCGACTCGACCCAGGACCCGGAATGGGGCCATGGCGAGACGGCATATATAATGCTCGCCGTCAAAGATACTGGAATCGGCATCAGCGATCAGCAGCAAAAGATGTTATTCGAGCGCTTCAAGCAAGCGACCCCCCGAACGGAACGGATATACGGCGGCTACGGTCTTGGACTGAACATCAGTCGAAGACTTTGCCATATGCATGGTGGTGATATTGGGGTCAGCGCtaaagaaggcgaagggagCACGtttggcttcttcttttccgtCCGACTATCCTCTGAAGAGCACCCTCAATCTTCAGTAGTATCCAACAGAGAGGCGTCTCCAGTCGATGAACTATGTTATCAAATCAATGAGCTTAATAGCAAGATTCCGGACGTGAGGAATGACACGTCGATGGCAGACTTCGATGAAAAACCAACAGTACAACAAGTCAACGAGGTCACCAACACTCCCAGCGACGAACGCAAGCAACATTCACTAAAGCTGGCAAAGGAAGTCGATGAGAACCCCGGCTCATCTACTGATGCGCAAAAGTGGGGTAGTAATGTCGATGAATTCGCGTCAAATCAGGAGCCCGGTGCGATAGCCACCATGTCGAAGCTCGTCAAGGGCCCTCgcgtcctcttcgtcgaagATAACGTCATAAACCAGAAGGTTGTCTGCCGCAAACTAAGGGTATCTGGATTTGAGGTGACGACGGCCAACAACGGTCAAGAAGCGCTCGGCCTGTGGGATAGTGACAAGTTCGACTGTATTTTAATGGACCAGGAAATGCCGGTGATGGATGGGAATACGGCGACGCGGGAGATTCGAGCCatggaaaaggaaaagggctCGCATATTCCTATCCTAGGAGTTACTGCAAATGTCCGACAGGATCAACAAGCCGATATGCTCAATGCTGGAATGGATGGAATCATCCACAAGCCTTACAAGATGCATGAGCTGTGCGAGAAGATCCACGATATGCTGCCTGAGGCATGA